Proteins encoded together in one Prunus dulcis chromosome 3, ALMONDv2, whole genome shotgun sequence window:
- the LOC117621869 gene encoding uncharacterized protein LOC117621869 produces the protein MARDVAQFLQKKFLASLRDTEFELSGAVLISYLRAIKDIVIDIDTRRLTKDYCRRFIYVLLDLTDAFTKCQVFSHEWKKHSHHRTHLVVFNHLSLRKICFVRKMKKRLAAIKRIFEDEFMKKEETIYNLRESSSRPDPEENLESELPVLIHRGRKFEAEGVGFDEKLRKIGNFLLKSSPSSGAGFAAVGIQGMAGAGKTTLVREFLSWWVLQGEFSPIIWLCLSNIIKENKQVEEEIEVSIVKCMLSKLDHDAVVDGDGIIQEEEKTVSSDNNKSGHLLAALLERLNQGLSDKRYLIVLDDVWHMNDFYSDLGHREQLLEVQEGDKKVGDRLSHGLPKGSGGAVIVTSRISEVVEAMVAPAEGSDQHYNSLIIPLEPLDRERCWDIFKYTVFGYLPDFEYQQHLEKVESEIKDLCYGLPLAARTLAEIMSQNSQNLGRTSPPYRKSEELLQLPDSFFGIPMLVFIDILGGRELFGKFCDLLTEEQVFGVQLNRGYTRDNPERVLKDVYGTLEKLKQKGYYGLASEIQRKMRIIVVGRDEIVNWILGVICDLKLPESPSIAPVPPPTLEDQHQCGIAASFGWKDISNISPLRSFLVDVALAKSMRTDSWHCLIRMKPHSSLKYRLPCYLHEVGDVGKADNPTFYGRFWSHFKLAAFNYSSRLDLTSVAIVKVLNHLGQWEMLHIPERINSICCLNLPIFGPRKDRWVAKNTMEDGKTPTNLSFIDNGRLEVLGSELGFWDKSSNWPLLDQVQGIRFEFTKGARVLVGISFDDGAREFEIPTDELVEIEISYHGQVNILAGLNCEAKSIHHSKLPVQIEMEKLHSVQIPEANLEH, from the exons ATGGCTAGGGATGTTGCTCAATTTCTCCAGAAAAAGTTCCTGGCATCTCTTAGGGACACAGAGTTTGAATTATCAGGTGCTGTTCTCATTTCTTACTTGCGAGCAATCAAAGATATTGTAATAGATATAGATACGCGAAGACTTACGAAAGATTACTGCCGTCGCTTTATCTATGTGCTCCTGGACCTCACCGACGCATTCACCAAGTGCCAGGTCTTCTCACATGAGTGGAAGAAGCATAGTCATCACAGGACTCATTTAGTAGTCTTCAACCATTTGAGTTTGAGGAAGATTTGTTTCGTGCGGAAGATGAAGAAGCGGCTGGCTGCAATAAAACGCATCTTCGAGGATGAGTTtatgaaaaaggaagaaacaatTTATAACTTGAGGGAATCATCAAGTCGTCCTGATCCTGAAGAGAATTTGGAGAGCGAACTACCTGTATTAATACATCGCGGTCGAAAATTTGAGGCTGAAGGTGTGGGATTTGATGAGAAATTACGGAAGATTGGGAACTTTCTTTTAAAATCATCGCCATCGTCAGGTGCTGGATTTGCGGCAGTTGGGATACAGGGCATGGCAGGCGCCGGTAAGACCACTCTGGTGCGCGAGTTTTTGAGTTGGTGGGTACTGCAAGGTGAATTTTCTCCTATAATTTGGTTATGCTTGTCGAATataatcaaagaaaataaacaagtaGAAGAGGAAATTGAGGTCAGCATTGTGAAATGTATGCTTAGTAAGCTGGACCATGATGCCGTTGTCGATGGAGATGGCATCATACAGGAGGAGGAAAAGACAGTAAGTAGTGATAATAATAAGTCTGGTCATCTCCTTGCTGCGCTCTTGGAAAGGCTCAACCAAGGTTTATCAGATAAAAGGTATTTGATTGTGTTGGATGATGTGTGGCACATGAACGATTTCTACTCGGATTTAGGACATAGGGAACAACTACTTGAGGTTCAGGAAGGTGATAAGAAAGTTGGGGATCGCTTGTCGCACGGATTGCCTAAGGGTAGTGGTGGTGCGGTCATTGTCACTAGTAGGATATCGGAAGTGGTTGAAGCTATGGTGGCACCGGCGGAGGGGTCAGATCAACATTATAACAGCTTGATTATTCCTCTTGAGCCTTTGGACAGAGAAAGGTGCTGGGATATATTTAAGTACACTGTTTTTGGTTATCTTCCTGATTTTGAATATCAACAACATTTGGAAAAGGTTGAGAGTGAAATTAAGGATCTATGTTATGGTCTACCATTGGCCGCTAGGACACTCGCAGAAATCATGTCCCAAAACTCCCAAAATTTAGG GAGGACTTCTCCGCCCTACCGCAAATCTGAGGAGTTGCTTCAATTACCTGATTCCTTCTTCGGTATCCCAATGTTGGTGTTTATTGATATTCTAGGAGGAAGAGAACTCTTTGGGAAATTTTGCGACCTCCTTACTGAAGAGCAG gtttttggtGTACAACTGAATAGAGGATACACGAGGGATAATCCTGAGAGGGTGCTAAAGGATGTTTATGGTACTCTAGAAAAGCTTAAGCAAAAAGGTTATTATGGTCTTGCTTCTGAAATTCAAAGGAAGATGAGAATTATA GTTGTTGGCAGGGATGAGATTGTAAATTGGATTTTGGGAGTTATCTGTGATCTTAAATTGCCAGAGTCACCCTCCATTGCTCCGGTACCACCGCCGACTTTAGAAGACCAACACCAATGTGGAATCGCTGCTTCGTTTGGATGG AAGGACATTTCAAATATATCACCGCTGCGATCGTTCCTTGTTGACGTAGCACTGGCGAAATCGATGAGAACTGATAG CTGGCATTGTCTCATTAGGATGAAACCACATTCTTCTTTAAAGTACCGATTACCATGTTATTTGCATGAGGTTGGAGATGTGGGAAAAGCG GATAATCCAACATTCTACGGACGATTTTGGTCCCACTTCAAGTTGGCTG CCTTCAACTATAGTTCAAG ACTCGACCTAACCTCAGTTGCAATAGTAAAGGTGTTGAATCATCTTGGTCAGTGGGAAATGCTTCACATTCCTGAAAG AATAAATTCAATTTGTTGTCTTAACTTGCCTATCTTTGGTCCAAGAAAAGATCGTTGGGTGGCAAAAAATACGATGGAAGATGGAAAA ACGCCCACGAACCTATCTTTCATAGACAATGGACGCCTCGAAGTTCTTGGTTCCGAACTTGGATTTTGGGACAAGAGCAGTAACTGGCCTCTCCTTGATCAG gtaCAAGGAATTCGCTTCGAGTTTACAAAGGGTGCAAGAGTGCTTGTGGGCATAAGTTTTGATGATGGAGCAAGAGAGTTTGAAATCCCTACTGATGAATTGGTTGAGATTGAAATCTCTTACCACGGTCAAGTCAACATTCTTGCCGGTCTAAATTGCGAAGCAAAGAGTATCCATCACTCCAAATTGCCGGTCCAAATTGAGATGGAAAAATTGCACAGCGTTCAGATACCTGAGGCCAATCTAGAGCACTga
- the LOC117622116 gene encoding GDSL esterase/lipase At4g10955-like, giving the protein MERNPKQREEETEERGGGGAGGVGALLMAEGSAEEIAKEIVAAEEAPHPYAFHVSGPRNLTAPNWRDLINSSWKDGNYKRTVIACFIQAIYLLELDRQENRDEANALAPKWWTPFKYKLSQTLIDERDGSIFGAILEWDRSAALADFVLIRPSGAPKAVLALRGTLLKGPTMRRDIEDDLRFLAWESLKGSVRFKAAMEALKSVAERYGSSNVCIAGHSLGAGFALQVGKALAKEGMYVETHLFNPPSVSLAMSFRNIGEKAGFAWKRFKSMLPLRSGAQVSSEEGDRTSGFGLKNWMPNFSGLKNPGMGLGKWVPHLYVNNSDYICCSYTEHDGAEVNNANKENVRPTNGQVAAKLFVMSKGNQKFSEAHGLEQWWSDDLELQLAMHNSKLISRQLKSLYSLPAPQQTLAR; this is encoded by the exons atggaaagaaacccaaaacaaagGGAGGAGGAAACTGAAGAAAGAGGCGGTGGCGGTGCTGGTGGTGTCGGTGCATTATTAATGGCCGAAGGCAGTGCAGAGGAGATAGCCAAGGAGATTGTGGCAGCAGAGGAGGCTCCTCATCCGTACGCTTTTCATGTATCTGGACCTCGAAATTTGACTGCTCCGAATTGGAGGGACCTTATAAACTCTAGTTG GAAGGACGGGAATTATAAACGAACTGTAATCGCATGCTTCATACAAGCAATATATTTGCTTGAACTCGATAGACAAGAGAATAGAGATGAAGCAAATGCTCTAGCTCCTAAGTGGTGGACACCCTTTAAGTATAAACTATCCCAAACCTTAATCGATGAAAGAGATGGATCCATATTTGGGGCAATTTTGGAATGGGATCGATCTGCAGCACTTGCTGACTTTGTACTCATCAGACCAAGCGGTGCACCAAAGGCGGTTCTAGCACTTAGAGGAACATTGCTCAAAGGCCCAACTATGCGAAGGGATATTGAAGACGACCTTCGTTTTCTTGCTTGGGAGAGCTTGAAGGGCTCTGTTAGGTTTAAAGCAGCTATGGAGGCTTTGAAATCAGTTGCTGAAAGGTATGGAAGTAGTAATGTTTGCATTGCGGGACACTCATTGGGGGCTGGATTTGCTCTCCAAGTGGGAAAAGCATTAGCCAAAGAAGGGATGTATGTGGAAactcatttgttcaatccGCCTTCTGTTTCACTGGCAATGAGCTTCAGAAATATCGGAGAGAAAGCAGGATTTGCTTGGAAAAGATTTAAGTCAATGCTCCCTTTGAGAAGTGGAGCTCAGGTCAGCAGTGAAGAAGGGGATAGGACTTCTGGTTTTGGATTGAAGAATTGGATGCCAAATTTTTCGGGTTTGAAGAATCCTGGTATGGGTTTGGGAAAATGGGTTCCTCATTTGTATGTAAATAACAGTGACTACATCTGCTGTTCTTATACTGAGCATGATGGAGCAGAAGTAAACAATGCTAACAAGGAGAATGTGCGTCCAACAAATGGTCAAGTGGCAGCAAAGCTGTTTGTGATGTCAAAGGGAAACCAGAAGTTTTCGGAGGCGCACGGTTTAGAGCAATGGTGGTCTGATGATTTGGAACTTCAACTGGCTATGCATAACAGTAAGCTCATTAGCAGACAGCTGAAATCCTTGTATAGCCTTCCAGCTCCACAACAAACACTTGCTAGATAA
- the LOC117622903 gene encoding uncharacterized protein LOC117622903 — MALNVTAASLYPNPSPFPPSSSIPPPPPFLNPKRKPHFRSNITLKTPAQSDRIESWVKDEDPPASLSGSSSSARTQLNLLEQLTSTSSSVDGGYESDGSSRKLTIRDQLAQLVGDRDGDFSIPLGKKFKKVIAKELTISQKRNIKRQAYLNEVSKRNDSVFFATIGAFVLVPPLVILGIAILTGYVQLFP, encoded by the exons atggCCCTGAATGTAACTGCTGCTTCTCTCTACCCGAACCCTTCTCCAtttcctccttcttcttcaattcctcctcctcctccatttcTAAACCCAAAACGCAAACCCCACTTCAGGTCCAATATTACTTTGAAAACGCCTGCTCAGTCAGACAGAATTGAGAGTTGGGTTAAAGACGAAGACCCTCCTGCTTCTCTCTCCG GATCTTCGTCATCTGCTCGCACACAGCTGAATCTTCTGGAGCAACTTACCTCTACTAGCTCATCAGTTGATGGTG GTTATGAGAGTGATGGTAGCTCCCGGAAACTTACAATTCGTGACCAGCTAGCGCAGTTGGTTGGGGACAGAGACGGCGATTTCAGCATTCCACTTggtaaaaaatttaaaaaggtgATTGCCAAAGAATTAACCATCTCGCAGAAGAGAAATATCAAAAGACAGGCTTACTTAAACGAAGTATCTAAGAGGAATGATTCAGTTTTCTTTGCCACCATTGGAGCATTTGTACTTGTTCCACCTCTTGTAATATTAGGAATTGCTATATTAACAGGTTATGTACAGCTTTTCCCTTGA
- the LOC117620637 gene encoding cytochrome b561 domain-containing protein At2g30890-like isoform X1, which produces MQFLQKLGFFCIHASVLLLLVSPLVSSSQEHTKGASSRKDNNIHEQMSHKLLFEITLHGFLLSASMGFLMPLGILAIRMSHREECGRRLRILFYVHGLSELFSVLLATAGAVMSFRNFNNSFNNKHQRVGVGLYGLIWLQALIGFVRPQRGSKGRSVWFSVHWILGTAVSLLGILNIYTGLQAYHEKTSKGIKLWTIIFTAEFCFIAFFYLFQDKWVYIRKQGVILGSEPVRPTIDQVVLPPEKQKELLTESC; this is translated from the exons ATGCAGTTTCTTCAGAAATTGGGTTTCTTCTGCATTCATGCAagtgttcttcttcttcttgtttcacCACTCGTCAGCTCATCTCAAGAACACACAAAAGGTGCAAGCAGTCGCAAGGACAACAATATTCATGAG CAGATGAGCCACAAACTATTGTTTGAAATCACACTCCATGGGTTTCTTCTTTCGGCTTCAATGGGGTTCTTGATGCCTCTAGGAATACTTGCCATTAGAATGTCACACAGAGAGGAATGTGGAAGAAGGCTCAGAATTCTCTTCTATGTTCATGGCTTATCAGAG CTGTTCTCTGTACTTCTTGCAACAGCAGGAGCAGTAATGTCCTTCAGAAACTTCAACAACTCCTTCAACAATAAACACCAAAGGGTTGGGGTAGGCCTGTATGGTCTAATATGGTTGCAAGCCCTGATTGGGTTTGTGAGGCCACAGAG GGGATCCAAGGGAAGAAGCGTATGGTTTTCTGTGCATTGGATACTTGGAACTGCAGTTTCCCTGCTTGGGATCCTCAACATTTATACAGGTTTACAAGCCTACCATGAGAAGACATCAAAAGGCATAAAGCTTTGGACCATAATTTTCACTGCTGAGTTCTGTTTCATTGCCTTCTTCTACCTGTTCCAAGACAAATGGGTGTATATACGAAAACAAGGAGTGATTTTGGGTAGTGAGCCAGTAAGGCCCACAATAGATCAAGTGGTTTTGCCACcagaaaagcaaaaggaatTATTGACAGAGTCTTGTTAA
- the LOC117620637 gene encoding cytochrome b561 domain-containing protein At2g30890-like isoform X2, producing the protein MQFLQKLGFFCIHASVLLLLVSPLVSSSQEHTKGASSRKDNNIHEMSHKLLFEITLHGFLLSASMGFLMPLGILAIRMSHREECGRRLRILFYVHGLSELFSVLLATAGAVMSFRNFNNSFNNKHQRVGVGLYGLIWLQALIGFVRPQRGSKGRSVWFSVHWILGTAVSLLGILNIYTGLQAYHEKTSKGIKLWTIIFTAEFCFIAFFYLFQDKWVYIRKQGVILGSEPVRPTIDQVVLPPEKQKELLTESC; encoded by the exons ATGCAGTTTCTTCAGAAATTGGGTTTCTTCTGCATTCATGCAagtgttcttcttcttcttgtttcacCACTCGTCAGCTCATCTCAAGAACACACAAAAGGTGCAAGCAGTCGCAAGGACAACAATATTCATGAG ATGAGCCACAAACTATTGTTTGAAATCACACTCCATGGGTTTCTTCTTTCGGCTTCAATGGGGTTCTTGATGCCTCTAGGAATACTTGCCATTAGAATGTCACACAGAGAGGAATGTGGAAGAAGGCTCAGAATTCTCTTCTATGTTCATGGCTTATCAGAG CTGTTCTCTGTACTTCTTGCAACAGCAGGAGCAGTAATGTCCTTCAGAAACTTCAACAACTCCTTCAACAATAAACACCAAAGGGTTGGGGTAGGCCTGTATGGTCTAATATGGTTGCAAGCCCTGATTGGGTTTGTGAGGCCACAGAG GGGATCCAAGGGAAGAAGCGTATGGTTTTCTGTGCATTGGATACTTGGAACTGCAGTTTCCCTGCTTGGGATCCTCAACATTTATACAGGTTTACAAGCCTACCATGAGAAGACATCAAAAGGCATAAAGCTTTGGACCATAATTTTCACTGCTGAGTTCTGTTTCATTGCCTTCTTCTACCTGTTCCAAGACAAATGGGTGTATATACGAAAACAAGGAGTGATTTTGGGTAGTGAGCCAGTAAGGCCCACAATAGATCAAGTGGTTTTGCCACcagaaaagcaaaaggaatTATTGACAGAGTCTTGTTAA